In Synechococcus sp. KORDI-52, one genomic interval encodes:
- a CDS encoding L,D-transpeptidase, which translates to MVVRSCLAVNLLALLAFPCSAAELDLASASTLPIPSPSTDESVLVLNRTMRSLPRTGDPIWSLRLETPGKPVQHFDAVSGRAHRQNADRHRSGTRAPLPAGRYSLGPVEALGPADPSELGPIWIGIEPLFPTGRGHLGIHLDPSANRNANSGTLGCVGLIRWDDMQALAGLVQRRNVRTLVVSD; encoded by the coding sequence GTGGTCGTTCGCTCTTGTCTTGCGGTGAATCTGCTGGCGCTGTTGGCGTTTCCCTGTTCTGCGGCCGAGTTGGATCTGGCCTCGGCCTCCACGCTTCCAATCCCCTCGCCATCGACGGATGAGTCGGTTTTGGTGCTGAATCGCACCATGCGATCGCTCCCGCGTACGGGCGATCCCATCTGGAGTCTGCGTCTGGAAACCCCGGGCAAGCCCGTGCAGCATTTTGATGCCGTCAGTGGTCGGGCCCACCGTCAGAACGCCGATCGCCATCGTTCCGGCACCCGTGCGCCGCTTCCCGCCGGTCGGTACAGCCTTGGACCGGTGGAGGCGCTGGGCCCCGCTGATCCAAGTGAGCTCGGGCCGATCTGGATCGGGATCGAACCGCTGTTCCCCACCGGTCGAGGGCACCTGGGCATTCATCTCGACCCCAGTGCCAACCGCAACGCCAACAGCGGCACGCTGGGCTGTGTGGGCTTGATCCGCTGGGACGACATGCAGGCCCTCGCGGGTCTGGTGCAGCGGCGTAACGTCCGAACATTGGTGGTGAGTGACTGA
- a CDS encoding isoprenylcysteine carboxylmethyltransferase family protein, which yields MFSDWGFSWGGWWDNRRGEWWLLAQLLLITAHLLPVWPAPASFGVAIWPQPLFGLGLLLLAFGLFRAFEAFRCLGASLSPLPAPKPSNQLIATGSYAICRHPLYRAILLCSAGVVLATGSLLHLLLLISLAVVLRGKARFEEQALRAMHPEYGHYAAVTPAIVGWVPGLDWR from the coding sequence ATGTTCTCGGATTGGGGCTTCAGTTGGGGCGGCTGGTGGGACAACCGCCGGGGTGAGTGGTGGCTGCTGGCCCAGCTGCTCCTGATCACGGCCCATCTGCTGCCGGTCTGGCCTGCTCCAGCCAGCTTCGGTGTGGCGATCTGGCCCCAACCCTTGTTTGGCTTGGGCCTGCTGCTGCTGGCTTTCGGCCTGTTTCGGGCCTTCGAGGCGTTTCGCTGCCTCGGGGCCAGCCTTTCGCCGCTGCCCGCGCCCAAGCCGTCGAACCAGCTCATCGCCACGGGCTCCTATGCCATCTGCCGGCATCCGTTGTATCGGGCCATCCTGCTGTGTTCCGCGGGCGTGGTTCTGGCCACCGGCAGCCTGCTGCACCTGTTGTTGTTGATCAGCCTGGCGGTGGTGCTGCGGGGCAAAGCTCGCTTTGAGGAGCAGGCCTTACGGGCGATGCATCCGGAATACGGCCACTACGCCGCTGTCACTCCGGCGATTGTCGGTTGGGTTCCTGGTCTGGATTGGCGTTGA